From the Halalkalicoccus sp. CGA53 genome, one window contains:
- a CDS encoding 30S ribosomal protein S24e codes for MDIEIIDEEENPMLHRTDVTFEIVHEEATPSRLSVRDSLAAKLNKDAEEVVIREMNTKFGMRKTVGFAKVYEAAEFARDVETEHMLDRNKIAGGDASEEGEEA; via the coding sequence ATGGATATCGAGATCATCGACGAGGAGGAGAACCCGATGTTGCACCGGACCGACGTGACCTTCGAGATCGTTCACGAGGAGGCGACGCCCTCACGGCTCTCCGTGCGCGACAGCCTCGCGGCGAAGCTGAACAAGGACGCAGAGGAGGTCGTCATCCGCGAGATGAACACGAAGTTCGGCATGCGAAAGACCGTCGGCTTCGCGAAGGTCTACGAGGCAGCCGAGTTCGCGCGCGACGTCGAGACCGAGCACATGCTCGACCGGAACAAGATCGCCGGGGGCGACGCGTCCGAAGAGGGCGAGGAAGCGTAG
- a CDS encoding 30S ribosomal protein S27ae, protein MARHELYGEDGTTDREQCPRCGDTFLGNYGDRVHCGKCSYTEWQ, encoded by the coding sequence ATGGCCCGCCACGAACTCTACGGCGAGGACGGCACCACCGACCGCGAGCAGTGTCCCCGCTGTGGCGATACGTTCCTCGGGAACTACGGCGACCGCGTCCACTGCGGGAAGTGCAGCTACACCGAGTGGCAGTGA
- a CDS encoding bifunctional N(6)-L-threonylcarbamoyladenine synthase/serine/threonine protein kinase, which yields MRVLGIEGTAWAASAACFDTETGEIAIETDAYQPESGGINPREAAEHMAGAIPDAVETILVEHGPLDVVAFSRGPGLGPCLRIVASAARAVAGSLDVPLVGVNHMVAHLEIGRHFSGFDSPVCLNASGANAHVLGFHRGRYRVLGETMDTGVGNALDKFTRHLGWSHPGGPKVEEAAREGGYVDLPYVVKGMDFSFSGITSAAKEAVDSGNEIEDVCFSLQEHVFAMLTEVTERALSLTGSDELVLGGGVGQNARLRAMLAEMCEARGADFFAPEGRYLRDNAGMIAVLGARMVEAGDTVSIERSSVDPNFRPDRVEVTWDAGGSVSRFADEGREVVGAEAVVEIGSDRVVKRRVPKSYRHPGLDDRLRRERTVAEARLTSEARRHGVPTPLVEEVDPREGTITFERVGEAELRDELTTERVHEVGSHLARLHGAGIVHGDPTPRNVMVGGERTYLIDFGLGYHSASVEDHAMDLHVFSGTLSGLADDPDTCRAAFEAGYRSAGDEGTLSQLREIDRRGRYR from the coding sequence ATGCGCGTCCTCGGTATCGAGGGTACCGCGTGGGCGGCGAGCGCGGCCTGCTTCGACACCGAGACCGGTGAGATCGCGATCGAGACCGACGCCTACCAACCAGAGAGCGGCGGGATCAACCCCCGCGAGGCGGCCGAGCACATGGCCGGGGCGATCCCGGATGCCGTCGAAACGATCCTGGTCGAGCACGGACCGCTGGACGTCGTCGCGTTCTCCAGAGGGCCCGGTCTCGGGCCCTGTCTCCGGATCGTCGCGAGCGCGGCGCGGGCGGTCGCCGGCTCCCTCGACGTGCCGCTCGTCGGGGTCAACCACATGGTCGCTCACCTCGAGATCGGCAGACATTTCTCCGGGTTCGACTCCCCGGTCTGTCTGAACGCGAGTGGGGCGAACGCACACGTCCTCGGCTTTCACAGGGGGCGGTACAGGGTCCTCGGGGAGACGATGGACACGGGCGTCGGCAACGCGCTCGACAAGTTCACGAGACACCTCGGCTGGTCGCACCCGGGCGGGCCGAAAGTCGAGGAGGCGGCGAGGGAAGGGGGATACGTCGACCTGCCGTACGTCGTGAAGGGGATGGACTTCTCCTTTTCGGGGATCACCAGTGCCGCGAAGGAGGCGGTCGATTCAGGTAACGAGATCGAGGACGTCTGTTTCTCGCTCCAGGAACACGTCTTCGCGATGCTCACCGAGGTGACCGAGCGTGCGCTCTCGCTCACCGGGAGCGACGAACTCGTCCTCGGAGGCGGCGTCGGTCAGAACGCGAGGCTGCGGGCGATGCTCGCGGAGATGTGCGAGGCACGCGGCGCGGACTTCTTCGCCCCGGAGGGACGATACCTCCGGGACAACGCGGGGATGATCGCCGTCCTCGGCGCGCGGATGGTCGAGGCGGGCGACACGGTCTCGATCGAGCGCTCGAGCGTCGATCCGAACTTCCGGCCGGATCGGGTCGAGGTCACGTGGGACGCCGGCGGATCGGTCTCGCGGTTCGCGGACGAGGGGCGGGAGGTCGTCGGCGCGGAGGCGGTCGTCGAGATCGGATCCGATCGGGTCGTGAAACGCCGGGTCCCGAAGTCCTACAGACACCCGGGGCTCGACGACCGGCTCAGACGCGAGCGAACGGTCGCGGAGGCCCGGCTGACGAGCGAGGCGCGCCGCCACGGCGTTCCGACACCCCTGGTCGAGGAGGTCGATCCCCGCGAGGGGACGATCACCTTCGAGCGGGTGGGCGAGGCGGAACTGCGCGATGAACTCACCACCGAACGAGTCCACGAGGTCGGCTCCCACCTCGCGCGGCTCCACGGCGCGGGGATCGTCCACGGCGACCCGACCCCCCGAAACGTGATGGTTGGAGGTGAGAGAACGTACCTGATCGACTTCGGTCTCGGCTACCACTCGGCGAGCGTCGAGGACCACGCGATGGACCTCCACGTCTTCTCCGGCACGCTCTCGGGGCTCGCGGACGACCCCGATACCTGTCGGGCGGCGTTCGAGGCGGGGTATCGTTCCGCTGGAGACGAGGGGACGCTCTCACAGCTCCGTGAGATCGACCGACGCGGCCGCTACCGGTAG
- a CDS encoding O-antigen ligase family protein gives MSQQADRSTGLAGAYVGREPESGARSPLGLMVGLPFAVFLGAVVLSDTTAGGWFTSRRLALFALAFLAVLFADRWLAGERTEVETGLLLGRFALLVGLLVVVHYGRSGVIDGGSSLAFAGVLLALIALSLAHPTARDRPLELASVGLFAVVLGIYFSHASALDPATASARFPLWAGIVAASCLFVVPRHLPEDWTLAAIAALATPVSALGLSTLVLGAYDLGPFAVQPWSATVPVPLVGELQSTRSLFENPNTFGLLAFAGTAAAAVGTVRAWPTDRALSIGFGFLALVNLGGLVLSNSRASIAAFAVFAVVYAVALVGGRRTYPLAILATLVGAVGVLLAISLGLIDSAGRLELWSAGLAVVADAPSALGYGIVGTGATIEPYLAERSGSVHNSYLSTAIRVGVVGGLAYLALVVAPLLYAAVRSANVSAAALALASAWAVHQLFEVYSLIQVSTPGVLAALALGYLLVGSAEPGDR, from the coding sequence ATGAGTCAGCAGGCCGACCGATCGACTGGGCTTGCGGGGGCGTACGTCGGGCGTGAGCCCGAGTCGGGGGCCCGCAGTCCGCTCGGTCTGATGGTCGGACTCCCGTTCGCGGTCTTCCTGGGTGCCGTCGTCCTCTCCGACACGACGGCAGGGGGGTGGTTCACGAGTCGACGCCTCGCGCTCTTCGCGCTCGCGTTCCTCGCCGTCCTCTTCGCCGACCGGTGGCTCGCGGGGGAGCGAACGGAGGTCGAGACGGGCCTCCTCCTCGGTCGGTTCGCACTGCTCGTCGGGTTGCTCGTCGTCGTTCACTACGGCCGATCCGGGGTGATCGACGGCGGGTCGTCGCTCGCGTTCGCCGGTGTCCTCCTCGCGCTGATCGCGCTCTCGCTCGCCCACCCGACCGCCCGCGACCGGCCGCTCGAACTGGCGAGCGTCGGGCTGTTCGCGGTCGTCCTCGGGATCTACTTCTCCCACGCCAGCGCACTCGATCCGGCGACTGCTTCGGCACGGTTTCCCCTCTGGGCGGGGATCGTCGCCGCGAGCTGTCTCTTCGTCGTGCCACGACACCTCCCCGAGGACTGGACGCTCGCCGCGATCGCGGCGCTCGCGACGCCCGTCTCCGCCCTCGGACTCTCGACGCTCGTCCTCGGGGCGTACGACCTCGGCCCGTTCGCCGTCCAGCCCTGGTCTGCGACCGTCCCGGTCCCCCTCGTCGGCGAACTCCAGTCGACCCGTTCGCTCTTCGAGAACCCGAACACGTTCGGCCTGCTCGCGTTCGCCGGCACCGCGGCGGCGGCCGTCGGGACCGTCCGGGCGTGGCCGACCGATCGGGCGCTCTCGATCGGGTTCGGCTTCCTCGCGCTCGTCAACCTCGGAGGGCTGGTCCTCTCGAACAGCCGGGCCTCGATCGCCGCGTTCGCGGTCTTCGCGGTCGTGTACGCCGTGGCCCTGGTGGGCGGTCGACGGACGTACCCGCTGGCGATCCTCGCCACGCTGGTGGGGGCCGTGGGCGTCCTCCTCGCGATCTCGCTCGGGCTGATCGACTCCGCGGGTCGGCTCGAACTCTGGAGCGCGGGGCTCGCCGTGGTGGCCGACGCACCCTCAGCGCTCGGCTACGGCATCGTCGGCACGGGCGCGACGATCGAGCCGTACCTCGCGGAGCGGAGCGGGTCGGTCCACAACTCCTACCTCTCGACCGCGATCCGCGTCGGGGTCGTCGGCGGTCTCGCCTACCTCGCGCTCGTCGTCGCTCCACTCCTCTACGCTGCGGTACGATCGGCGAACGTGAGTGCCGCCGCGCTCGCGCTCGCGAGCGCGTGGGCGGTCCACCAGCTCTTCGAGGTCTACTCGCTGATCCAGGTCTCGACCCCGGGGGTGCTCGCGGCGCTCGCGCTCGGCTATCTCCTGGTCGGTTCGGCGGAACCCGGCGATAGGTAG
- a CDS encoding DUF5808 domain-containing protein: MADDEKPETGTILGVPYNFERPNLRRLLSSYWQPGQGMLVEKPFGVGYTLNLASWRSWVVIAVAAALFYQERSGVDEEEVADDDDDEGGEPVEVIVED, encoded by the coding sequence ATGGCAGACGACGAGAAACCGGAGACGGGAACGATCCTGGGCGTTCCGTACAACTTCGAGCGACCGAACCTGCGACGGCTGCTGTCGTCGTACTGGCAGCCCGGCCAGGGGATGCTCGTCGAGAAGCCCTTCGGCGTCGGCTACACGCTCAACCTCGCCAGCTGGCGGTCGTGGGTCGTGATCGCGGTCGCGGCAGCGCTCTTCTACCAGGAGCGATCCGGGGTGGACGAAGAGGAGGTCGCCGACGATGACGACGACGAGGGCGGCGAGCCCGTCGAAGTGATCGTCGAGGACTGA
- the rdgB gene encoding RdgB/HAM1 family non-canonical purine NTP pyrophosphatase, producing MLRFVTGNEGKVEEAREYLPEPVERVEYGYTEVQSDSLAEIAVAGARESYEAIGEPVFVDDAGLFVEGLAGFPGPYSAYVEDTLGVDRVWRLADRECEEPRRASFRGVVAFCDEQGAETFEGSVRGRLVAPRGEGGFGYDPIFEHNGRTLAEMSTGEKNAISHRGRALAAFGDWLAER from the coding sequence GTGCTCCGGTTCGTCACCGGGAACGAGGGGAAGGTAGAGGAAGCCCGCGAGTACCTCCCCGAGCCGGTCGAACGTGTCGAATACGGGTACACGGAGGTCCAGTCGGACTCGCTGGCCGAGATCGCCGTCGCGGGCGCCCGCGAGTCCTACGAGGCGATCGGCGAGCCCGTGTTCGTCGACGACGCCGGGCTGTTCGTCGAGGGGCTGGCCGGGTTCCCGGGGCCGTACTCCGCGTACGTCGAGGACACGCTCGGCGTCGATCGTGTCTGGCGGCTCGCGGATCGCGAGTGCGAGGAGCCACGCAGGGCATCGTTCAGGGGCGTCGTCGCGTTCTGCGACGAGCAGGGCGCGGAGACGTTCGAGGGGAGCGTCCGCGGTCGACTGGTCGCACCGAGGGGCGAGGGTGGTTTCGGCTACGACCCGATCTTCGAGCACAACGGGCGAACGCTCGCCGAGATGAGCACCGGGGAGAAGAACGCCATCTCGCATCGAGGCCGCGCGCTCGCGGCGTTCGGCGACTGGCTCGCCGAGCGGTAG
- a CDS encoding DUF7384 family protein produces the protein MRGDSIRIVADSDVLCADLFIDGAAREAMDLVRAHDWVTLVASDALVDDAEEAITRLSEPQLAADWRVRIDDLRESVEGTPGDHPALSSAYRGEAAHVLSFDDRLRSAETAARLRSRLSTSVKHPAGFVRLFDAASLYEAVVGGEYPGPDRDPRA, from the coding sequence ATGAGGGGTGATTCGATCCGGATCGTCGCCGACAGCGACGTACTCTGTGCGGACCTCTTTATCGACGGTGCTGCCCGCGAGGCGATGGACCTCGTGCGCGCTCACGACTGGGTCACGCTCGTCGCGAGCGACGCGCTCGTCGACGATGCGGAAGAGGCGATAACCCGGCTCTCGGAGCCGCAGCTCGCGGCAGACTGGCGGGTTCGGATCGACGATCTCAGAGAGTCCGTCGAGGGGACGCCGGGCGACCACCCCGCGCTCTCGTCGGCGTACAGGGGGGAGGCCGCACACGTCCTCTCGTTCGACGACCGGCTCAGGTCGGCCGAGACCGCGGCGCGGCTCCGTAGTCGACTCAGTACGAGCGTGAAACACCCCGCCGGGTTCGTCAGGCTGTTCGACGCCGCCTCGCTCTACGAGGCGGTCGTCGGCGGGGAATATCCGGGTCCGGACCGGGACCCGAGGGCCTGA
- a CDS encoding potassium channel family protein yields the protein MKVVIVGYGRVGARTARVLREEGHEVVTIDNDPDKVRRAEEEGYEAIEGGGADESVLEAAGLEEADALAGLTGDLNVNFAACLVGKHHGCRTVMRIDDDYQEAIYRKYADDVDEIIYPERLGAAGAKTALLGGNFNVVAELTELLQLATITVDETAPAAGKRLTELELPKNARVYAHGSGTDPLTIPLPQTRADPGDRVAVLGDGESLDAVRGLLLDEQGQ from the coding sequence ATGAAGGTCGTGATCGTCGGCTACGGTCGTGTCGGAGCGCGGACCGCCCGGGTGCTCAGAGAGGAGGGCCACGAGGTCGTGACGATCGACAACGACCCAGACAAGGTCAGACGAGCCGAGGAGGAGGGGTACGAGGCGATCGAGGGCGGCGGCGCGGACGAGTCCGTGCTCGAAGCAGCAGGGCTGGAGGAGGCCGACGCGCTGGCGGGGCTGACAGGGGACCTGAACGTGAACTTCGCGGCCTGTCTCGTCGGCAAACACCACGGCTGCCGGACGGTGATGCGGATCGACGACGACTACCAGGAGGCTATCTACAGGAAGTACGCCGACGACGTCGACGAGATCATCTACCCCGAACGGCTGGGCGCGGCCGGCGCGAAGACCGCGCTGCTCGGCGGGAACTTCAACGTCGTCGCCGAACTCACCGAGCTCCTCCAGCTCGCGACGATCACCGTCGACGAGACGGCTCCGGCCGCCGGCAAACGGCTCACAGAGCTCGAACTGCCGAAGAACGCGCGGGTCTACGCCCACGGCTCCGGAACCGACCCCCTGACGATCCCCCTCCCCCAGACCCGCGCCGACCCCGGCGATCGGGTCGCGGTCCTCGGGGACGGCGAGAGTCTCGACGCCGTTCGAGGGCTGTTGCTCGACGAGCAGGGACAGTGA
- a CDS encoding DNA-methyltransferase has translation METDHAVRFDDARSMDDVADSSVELVVTSPPYPMIELWDEAFSALDPAVGEALDAGDGDRAFSAMHGLLDSVWDEVERVLAPGGVACVNVGDATRTVGEFQVYPNHVRITRALRERGLTPLPDILWRKPANSGAKFMGSGMLPTNAYATLEHEYVLVFRKGGRREFEPGSDRRYESAYFWEERNRWFSDLWDDVRGIGQGLADPDLRERSAAFPFAIPYRLLCMYSVYGDTVLDPFWGTGTTSLAAMVAGRSSIGYELDEGFASVFDDRVESVEELSEHVVERRLDDHRAFVERVEGEGGDLGYEAERYDVPVQTAQERRIGFYTVEDVDRMDGGYRLTHRRV, from the coding sequence ATGGAGACCGACCACGCCGTCCGGTTCGACGACGCGCGATCGATGGACGACGTGGCCGACAGCTCGGTCGAATTGGTCGTCACCTCCCCGCCCTACCCGATGATCGAGCTCTGGGACGAGGCGTTCTCCGCGCTCGATCCGGCGGTCGGTGAGGCGCTCGATGCGGGCGACGGCGACCGGGCGTTCTCCGCGATGCACGGGCTGCTCGACTCGGTCTGGGACGAGGTCGAGAGAGTGCTCGCGCCCGGCGGGGTCGCCTGCGTGAACGTCGGTGACGCCACCCGAACGGTAGGGGAGTTCCAGGTCTACCCGAACCACGTCCGGATCACCCGCGCGCTCCGGGAGCGGGGGCTGACGCCGCTTCCGGACATCCTCTGGCGGAAGCCCGCGAACAGCGGGGCGAAGTTCATGGGTTCGGGCATGCTGCCGACGAACGCCTACGCGACGCTCGAACACGAGTACGTCCTCGTCTTCCGGAAGGGCGGCCGGCGGGAGTTCGAACCCGGCTCCGATCGGCGCTACGAGAGCGCGTACTTCTGGGAGGAACGAAACCGGTGGTTCTCGGACCTCTGGGACGACGTCCGGGGGATCGGACAGGGGCTCGCCGACCCCGATCTCAGAGAGCGCTCGGCGGCGTTCCCGTTCGCCATCCCGTACCGTTTGCTCTGTATGTACTCCGTCTACGGCGATACCGTGCTCGACCCGTTCTGGGGGACGGGGACGACCTCGCTCGCGGCGATGGTCGCCGGACGGAGCTCGATCGGCTACGAACTCGACGAGGGGTTCGCGTCGGTGTTCGACGACCGCGTGGAGTCCGTCGAGGAGCTCTCCGAGCACGTCGTCGAGCGGCGCCTCGACGACCACCGGGCGTTCGTCGAACGGGTCGAGGGGGAGGGCGGCGACCTCGGCTACGAGGCCGAACGCTACGACGTCCCCGTCCAGACCGCCCAGGAGCGACGGATCGGGTTCTACACCGTAGAGGACGTCGATCGGATGGACGGGGGGTACCGCCTCACCCACCGGCGGGTGTAG
- a CDS encoding M28 family peptidase — translation MGRLPPAVVGEAYNSEFSWSVLSELVDVENRMAGQEGERRGAEVIEDAFERAGARNVTVDEFEIPGWWRGSSSLSVGNRSYGKDHEVIALPGTPAGEVSGPLVDVGFGTQEEIDAADLSDSIAIASSRTPEEFGRWLHRMEKYTACAEAGAAGFVFRNHVEGCLPPTGEVGYHNRPGPIPAAGVSAELGERLLRRSEGVETALSVDCRNEPATSRNVVGEIGPDTEEELLLTAHVDAHDVSEGANDNGAGCALVAEVGRLLATVEEDLETRVRLLTFGSEEIGLYGAYHDAATRDLEDVKCVVNVDGAGNSRNLRVGTNGFEDLGAVFETLAEDRNVPLSTHDTVSPHGDQWAYVEEGVPAVMASSESGESGRGWGHTHADTLDKLDVRDLRALAALLAEAVFALANEAVTLDHRSREATKDALADGYVNELKVGGRWHYGEPLR, via the coding sequence ATGGGACGGCTACCCCCCGCGGTCGTCGGCGAGGCGTACAACAGCGAGTTCTCCTGGTCGGTGCTCTCCGAACTGGTCGACGTGGAGAACCGGATGGCCGGCCAGGAGGGCGAGCGCCGCGGTGCGGAGGTGATCGAGGACGCCTTCGAACGCGCGGGCGCGCGAAACGTGACCGTCGACGAGTTCGAGATCCCCGGCTGGTGGCGCGGTTCGTCCTCGCTCTCAGTCGGAAATCGGAGTTACGGGAAGGACCACGAGGTGATCGCACTGCCCGGGACGCCGGCCGGCGAGGTGAGCGGGCCGCTCGTCGACGTCGGCTTCGGCACACAGGAGGAGATCGACGCGGCCGATCTCTCGGACTCGATCGCGATCGCCTCGAGTCGCACGCCCGAGGAGTTCGGTCGCTGGCTCCACCGAATGGAGAAGTACACCGCCTGTGCCGAGGCGGGGGCGGCAGGGTTCGTCTTCCGGAACCACGTCGAGGGCTGTCTCCCGCCCACTGGCGAGGTGGGCTACCACAACCGGCCTGGACCGATCCCCGCAGCCGGCGTCTCGGCGGAGCTCGGCGAACGCCTCCTCCGCCGCTCCGAAGGGGTGGAGACAGCGCTCTCGGTCGACTGTCGGAACGAACCCGCGACGTCACGGAACGTGGTGGGGGAGATCGGACCCGATACGGAGGAGGAACTCCTGCTCACCGCGCACGTCGACGCCCACGACGTGAGCGAGGGCGCGAACGACAACGGCGCGGGCTGTGCGCTCGTCGCGGAGGTCGGGCGGCTGCTCGCGACGGTCGAAGAGGACCTGGAGACCCGGGTCAGGCTCCTCACCTTCGGCTCCGAGGAGATCGGTCTCTACGGCGCGTACCACGACGCGGCGACCCGGGATCTGGAGGACGTGAAGTGCGTCGTGAACGTCGACGGCGCGGGAAACTCCAGAAACCTCCGTGTCGGGACGAACGGTTTCGAAGATCTCGGTGCCGTCTTCGAGACGCTCGCCGAGGATCGGAACGTGCCGCTCTCGACGCACGACACCGTGAGCCCACACGGGGATCAGTGGGCGTACGTCGAGGAGGGCGTCCCCGCGGTGATGGCGAGTTCCGAATCGGGAGAGAGCGGCCGGGGCTGGGGCCACACGCACGCGGACACGCTCGATAAACTCGACGTGCGGGACCTTCGCGCGCTCGCGGCGCTCCTGGCCGAAGCGGTCTTCGCGCTCGCGAACGAGGCGGTGACGCTCGACCACCGGTCACGCGAGGCGACGAAGGACGCGCTCGCCGACGGCTACGTGAACGAGCTGAAAGTCGGCGGCCGCTGGCACTACGGCGAGCCACTTAGGTAG
- a CDS encoding DUF7114 family protein yields the protein MEAAEVARRGAREAIADVEPTPLRERIEAYLDRASMVPAVLTVASARSVDRSVDDRAITERAAGVQLIYDGLGLTRTLVREEPWASGGDVVESDIEVLAADVLVSRGFYLLAMGDAAEAAVEVVRSFGRDETNRRSGVESGSLEADVFALAGLAGASVAGERPSEERLATLSALGRSVEPPLPEARAFFARGDPRLSHLDRWVADAEVSATDP from the coding sequence ATGGAAGCGGCCGAGGTGGCCCGCCGCGGCGCGCGCGAGGCCATCGCCGACGTCGAGCCGACCCCACTGCGAGAACGGATCGAGGCGTACCTCGACCGGGCGTCGATGGTTCCCGCCGTCCTCACGGTCGCGAGCGCACGCAGTGTCGATCGATCGGTCGACGATCGGGCGATCACCGAACGCGCCGCAGGCGTCCAGCTCATCTACGACGGTCTCGGGCTCACCCGAACCCTCGTACGGGAGGAACCCTGGGCGAGCGGGGGCGATGTCGTCGAGTCCGATATCGAGGTCCTCGCCGCGGACGTGCTCGTCTCGCGCGGGTTCTACCTCCTCGCGATGGGCGACGCCGCCGAGGCGGCGGTCGAGGTGGTCCGGTCGTTCGGTCGGGACGAGACGAACCGCCGCAGCGGTGTCGAGAGCGGGAGTCTCGAAGCGGACGTCTTCGCGCTCGCCGGTCTCGCGGGCGCGAGCGTCGCCGGAGAGCGGCCGAGCGAAGAGCGTCTCGCCACCCTCTCGGCACTCGGTCGGTCCGTAGAACCACCGCTCCCCGAGGCGAGGGCGTTCTTCGCCCGGGGCGATCCCCGTCTCTCGCACCTCGATCGGTGGGTCGCGGACGCCGAAGTTTCGGCGACCGACCCGTGA
- a CDS encoding enoyl-CoA hydratase/isomerase family protein, with amino-acid sequence MIETETRSGLGTITLARPEKRNALDPAGLDALVGAVEAATEPVVFLRGAGSAFCAGADLEVVNALDGEDAAEFARRGQRATRAIEEAESVVIAGIDGPARGGGVELALACDIRLATPRATFGEPGVANGLFGAWGGTVRLPQVCGLGDAMDLSLSGRVIDAEEALRIGLVSRIVEEPERVARGIAAHDPDSLRIVKRRLRDTSEAGLQEEAEAAAFASLLSRDPESGD; translated from the coding sequence ATGATCGAGACGGAAACGCGATCGGGGCTCGGGACGATCACGCTCGCGCGACCGGAGAAACGCAACGCGCTCGACCCGGCTGGCCTCGACGCGCTCGTCGGAGCGGTCGAGGCGGCGACCGAGCCAGTGGTGTTCCTCCGGGGTGCCGGCTCGGCCTTCTGCGCGGGTGCGGACCTTGAGGTCGTGAACGCGCTCGACGGGGAGGACGCCGCGGAGTTCGCCCGGCGAGGGCAGCGGGCCACACGGGCGATCGAGGAGGCCGAGAGCGTCGTAATCGCGGGGATCGACGGCCCGGCACGCGGCGGCGGCGTCGAACTCGCACTCGCCTGCGACATCAGGCTCGCGACCCCCCGGGCGACGTTCGGCGAACCGGGCGTCGCCAACGGGCTGTTCGGCGCGTGGGGCGGGACCGTTCGTCTCCCGCAGGTGTGCGGCCTCGGCGACGCGATGGATCTCTCGCTCTCCGGGCGCGTGATCGACGCGGAGGAGGCGCTCCGAATCGGGCTGGTCTCCCGGATCGTCGAGGAGCCGGAGCGGGTCGCACGGGGGATCGCCGCTCACGACCCCGACTCGCTCCGGATCGTGAAGCGTCGGCTTCGGGACACCAGCGAGGCCGGCCTCCAGGAAGAGGCGGAGGCGGCCGCCTTCGCGTCCCTCCTGAGTCGCGACCCGGAATCCGGGGACTGA
- a CDS encoding NAD+ synthase — protein sequence MTNTETAVGETGVDLTLSEEELEAHRELITAFISETVEAAGADGAVLGLSGGIDSTLTAHLAVEALGPEGLYGLVMPSEVNREENMSDAERVAEMLGIEYEVIAIDPIVERFVEAFPEGEEDRMTLGNVYVRTRAVLNYFAANSRGLVVLGTGNRTEAMTGYFTKYGDQAVDCNPIGNLYKRQVRGLAAHIGVPEDLVEKPPSAGMWEGQTDEEEMGLDYDTVDGILALHVDGPLSRSATRRTLGLGEGAIDRVVELYERSEHKRQMPPAPAELGP from the coding sequence ATGACGAACACAGAAACCGCCGTGGGGGAGACGGGCGTCGACCTCACGCTCTCGGAGGAGGAGCTCGAGGCTCACCGCGAGCTGATCACCGCGTTCATCTCGGAGACGGTCGAGGCCGCGGGCGCCGACGGCGCGGTGCTGGGGCTCTCGGGCGGGATCGACAGCACCCTCACCGCCCACCTCGCGGTTGAGGCGCTCGGCCCGGAGGGGCTCTACGGGCTGGTGATGCCGAGCGAGGTGAACCGGGAGGAGAACATGAGCGACGCCGAGCGGGTGGCCGAGATGCTGGGAATCGAGTACGAGGTGATCGCGATCGACCCGATCGTCGAACGGTTCGTCGAGGCATTCCCCGAGGGTGAAGAGGACAGGATGACGCTCGGCAACGTCTACGTCCGGACGCGGGCGGTTCTCAACTACTTCGCGGCGAATTCGAGAGGATTGGTCGTCCTCGGCACCGGCAACCGGACCGAGGCGATGACCGGCTACTTCACGAAGTACGGGGACCAGGCGGTCGACTGCAACCCGATCGGAAACCTCTACAAGCGCCAGGTCAGGGGGCTCGCGGCCCACATCGGGGTCCCCGAGGACTTAGTCGAGAAGCCGCCGAGCGCGGGGATGTGGGAGGGCCAGACCGACGAGGAGGAGATGGGCCTCGACTACGACACGGTCGATGGGATCCTCGCGCTCCACGTCGACGGGCCGCTCTCGCGGTCAGCGACGCGACGGACGCTCGGGCTGGGTGAGGGGGCGATCGACCGCGTGGTGGAGCTCTACGAACGGAGCGAGCACAAACGCCAGATGCCGCCCGCTCCCGCTGAACTCGGTCCCTGA
- a CDS encoding CopG family transcriptional regulator: MSVVEVTLPDEVYVQFERMVEEEFVSEEQAVEELLTLAIDAYGPPESEEETAEFADQHWEDEYTDPGEATDDGGW; the protein is encoded by the coding sequence ATGTCCGTCGTCGAAGTGACGCTGCCGGACGAGGTGTACGTACAGTTTGAGCGGATGGTCGAAGAGGAGTTCGTCAGCGAGGAACAGGCGGTCGAGGAGCTCCTGACGCTCGCCATCGACGCCTACGGGCCGCCCGAGAGCGAAGAGGAGACCGCGGAGTTCGCGGACCAGCACTGGGAGGACGAGTACACCGATCCGGGCGAAGCGACCGACGACGGCGGCTGGTAG